One Pongo pygmaeus isolate AG05252 chromosome 10, NHGRI_mPonPyg2-v2.0_pri, whole genome shotgun sequence genomic window carries:
- the LOC129010305 gene encoding olfactory receptor 6C1: MRNHTEITEFILLGLTDDPKFQVVIFVFLLITYMLSITGNLTIITLTLLDSHLQTPMYFFLRNFSILEISFTTVSIPKFLGNIISGDKTISFNNCIVQLFFFILLGVTEFYLLAAMSYDRYVAICKPLHYLNIMNRRVCTLLVFTSWLVSFLIIFPALMLLLKLDYCRSNIIDHFTCDYFPLLQLACSDTKVLEVMGFSFAVFTLMFTLALIFLSYIYIIRTILRIPSTSQRTKAFSTCSSHMVVISISYGSCIFMYIKPSAKDRVFLSKGVAILNTSVAPMMNPFIYSLRNQQVKQAFINMARKTVFFTST, translated from the coding sequence ATGAGAAACCATACAGAAATAACGGAGTTTATTCTTCTGGGATTAACAGATGACCCAAAGTTTCAGGTTGTAATCTTTGTCTTCCTGCTCATCACCTacatgctcagcatcactgggaACCTGACCATTATCACCCTCACCCTGCTGGATTCCCACCTGCAGACCCCCATGTATTTCTTCCTCAGAAATTTCTCCATATTAGAAATTTCATTCACAACCGTCAGTATACCCAAGTTTCTGGGTAACATTATTTCAGGAGATAAAACTATTTCCTTTAATAATTGCAtagttcagttattttttttcattctcttgggagtcacagagttttaccttctGGCTGCCATGTCCTATGACCGAtatgtggccatctgcaagcctcTGCATTACTTGAATATCATGAATCGAAGAGTCTGCACACTGCTTGTTTTTACTTCTTGGCTGGTTTCATTCTTAATCATATTCCCAGCACTCATGTTGCTCTTAAAGCTTGATTACTGTAGGTCTAATATTATTGACCATTTTACCTGTGATTATTTTCCCCTGCTGCAACTTGCTTGTTCAGACACAAAAGTCTTAGAGGTGATGGGATTTTCTTTTGCCGTGTTTACTCTAATGTTCACTTTGGCATTAATATTTCTATCCTACATATACATTATCAGAACAATTTTAAGAATTCCTTCTACTAGTCAAAGGACAAAGGCCTTTTCCACATGTTCTTCCCACATGGTTGTTATCTCCATCTCTTATGGCAGCTGCATTTTTATGTACATTAAACCCTCAGCAAAAGATAGAGTGTTCTTGAGCAAGGGAGTGGCAATACTAAACACCTCAGTAGCCCCCATGATGAACCCCTTTATTTACAGCCTAAGAAATCAGCAAGTCAAGCAGGCTTTCATTAACATGGCAAGGAAGACTGTATTTTTCACAAGCACATGA
- the LOC129010276 gene encoding olfactory receptor 6C3, with product MNHTMVTEFVLLGLSDDPDLQIVIFLFLFITYILSVTGNLTIITLTFVDSHLQTPMYFFLRNFSFLKISFTTVCIPRFLGAIITRNKTISYNNCAAQLFFFIFMGVTEFYILTAVSYDRYVAICKPLHYTSIMNRKLCTLLVLCAWLSGFLTIFPPLMLLLQLDYCASNVIDHFACDYFPFLQLSCSDTWLLEVIGFYFALVTLLFTLALVILSYVYIIRTILRIPSASQRKKAFSTCSSHMIVISISYGSYIFMYANPSAKEKASLTKGIAILNTSVAPMLNPFIYTLRNQQVKQAFKNVVHKVVFYANK from the coding sequence atgAACCACACAATGGTCACAGAGTTTGTCCTCCTGGGCCTTTCTGATGATCCTGACCTTCAgattgtgatttttctctttttatttatcacGTATATATTAAGTGTTACTGGAAACCTGACTATCATCACCCTAACCTTTGTGGACTCCCATCTGCAGACACCTATGTATTTCTTCCTCCGGAACTTCTCTTtcttaaaaatctcatttacaactGTATGCATCCCCAGATTTCTGGGGGCAATTATCACCAGGAATAAGACTATTTCCTATAACAACTGTGCAGCCcaactctttttctttatcttcatgGGGGTgactgaattttacattttaactgCCGTGTCCTATGACCGCTATGTTGCCATCTGCAAGCCCCTTCATTACACATCCATCATGAACAGGAAACTCTGCACTCTACTTGTGCTGTGTGCCTGGCTAAGTGGGTTTCTGACCATTTTCCCACCCCTTATGCTTCTCCTCCAGCTGGATTACTGTGCTTCCAACGTCATTGATCACTTTGCATGTGACTATTTTCCCTTCTTACAACTATCTTGTTCAGATACATGGCTCCTAGAAGTAATTGGTTTTTACTTTGCTTTGGTTACTTTGCTGTTCACTTTGGCATTAGTGATTTTATCTTACGTGTACATTATCAGGACCATTTTGAGAATCCCGTCTGCCAGTCAAAGAAAAAAGGCTTTCTCCACTTGTTCCTCTCACATGATTGTCATTTCCATTTCTTATGGAAGCTATATATTCATGTATGCTAATCCATCTGCAAAAGAAAAGGCATCATTGACAAAAGGAATAGCTATTCTCAATACATCTGTTGCCCCCATGCTGAACCCCTTCATTTACACTCTGAGAAACCAGCAAGTAAAACAAGCCTTCAAAAATGTGGTCCATAAAGTTGTGttttatgcaaataaatga
- the LOC129010384 gene encoding olfactory receptor 6C3-like, whose amino-acid sequence MKNYTVLTEFILLGLSDDPEFQIVIFLFLIIMYILSVTGNLTIITLTLVDSHLQTPMYFFLRNFSVLEITFTTVCIPRFLATIITRDKTISYNSCTAQLFFFIFMGITEFYLLTAMSYDRYVAICKPLHYMTIMNKRVCILLVFCAWLAGFLNIFPPVILFLHLDYCGSNAIDHFACDYFPLLQLSCSDTWLLKVIGFYSAIVILLFTLALIILSYMFIIRTILKLPSASQRKKAFSTCSSHMIVISISYGSCIFMYANPSAKERASLTKGVAILNTSIAPMMNPFIYTLRNQQVKQAFKDTIQKVMFFSGK is encoded by the coding sequence ATGAAAAACTACACAGTACTCACAGAATTCATTCTTCTAGGGCTATCAGATGACCCAGAGTTTCAgattgtgatttttctctttttaattatcaTGTATATATTAAGTGTCACTGGAAATTTGACCATCATCACTCTCACCTTGGTGGACTCCCATCTGCAgacccccatgtacttcttcctcagGAACTTTTCTGTATTAGAAATAACCTTTACAACTGTCTGTATCCCTAGATTTCTGGCCACCATTATCACCAGAGACAAAACTATTTCATACAACAGTTGTACAGCTCAgttgtttttcttcatctttatggGTATAACTGAATTTTACCTTCTAACAGCCATGTCCTATGATCGTTATGTGGCCATCTGTAAACCCCTGCATTATATGACCATCATGAACAAGAGAGTCTGCATATTGCTTGTCTTTTGTGCTTGGCTGGCAGGATTCTTAAATATCTTCCCCCCAGTTATTCTTTTTCTCCACTTAGATTACTGTGGCTCCAATGCCATTGATCATTTTGCTTGTGACTATTTCCCCCTATTGCAATTATCCTGCTCAGACACATGGCTCCTAAAAGTGATTGGTTTTTACTCTGCAATAGTAATTCTGCTTTTCACTTTGGCATTAATCATTCTATCCTACATGTTTATCATTAGGACAATTTTGAAACTCCCCTCTGCTAGTCAGCGAAAAAAGGCATTTTCTACATGTTCCTCCCACATGATTGTCATTTCCATTTCCTATGGAAGCTGCATATTCATGTACGCTAATCCCTCTGCAAAAGAAAGAGCGTCGTTAACCAAAGGAGTCGCTATTCTCAATACCTCCATTGCTCCTATGATGAATCCATTTATATACACCCTGAGGAACCAGCAAGTGAAGCAAGCCTTTAAGGACACCATCCAAAAGGTTATGTTTTTCTCTGGTAAATGA